From the genome of Spinacia oleracea cultivar Varoflay chromosome 2, BTI_SOV_V1, whole genome shotgun sequence, one region includes:
- the LOC110805220 gene encoding protein ALP1-like isoform X2 yields MCTRIFKEVLDAMDGLSRDILRPRDPEFKEIPSQIVDDTRYMPHFKRINCDIEEGKEHLHFDLLFTYVLTGWEGSAHDSRIFLDTIGNPSLNFPKLPPGKYYLVDKGYPEREGYLTPYHKKRYHQTEFHGAIPRGPREIFNRAHSSLRSCIERSFGILKARWEILRTMPKYSLQDQNRIVCACFALHNYIRLSKVPDPGFKIIDEDPTFIPPEVSMDVECGSTQEVQRVSTNEMTKVREEITTSLMRSRRRRRRRSS; encoded by the exons ATGTGCACTAG AATTTTTAAAGAAGTTTTGGATGCCATGGATGGTTTATCAAGAGATATACTAAGGCCGAGAGATCCTGAGTTCAAGGAAATCCCTTCACAAATTGTAGATGATACTCGATATATGCCACATTTTAAG AGGATCAATTGCGATATAGAGGAAGGAAAGGAACACCTACACTTTGATTTGCTTTTTACTTACGTGCTAACCGGTTGGGAGGGATCGGCTCATGACTCTCGTATCTTTCTTGATACTATTGGCAATCCAAGTCTTAACTTTCCAAAACTTCCTCCTG GAAAATATTACTTGGTAGATAAAGGGTATCCGGAAAGAGAAGGGTATTTGACTCCCTACCACAAGAAAAGGTATCATCAAACCGAATTTCACGGGGCAATTCCAAGAGGGCCTCGAGAAATTTTCAATCGTGCCCACTCTTCCTTAAGGAGTTGCATTGAGCGGtcatttggaattttgaaggcACGATGGGAAATATTAAGAACTATGCCAAAATATTCATTACAAGACCAAAATAGAATTGTTTGTGCTTGTTTTGCATTGCACAATTACATAAGATTAAGCAAAGTTCCTGACCCGGGATTCAAGATCATAGATGAAGACCCCACTTTTATTCCTCCTGAAGTATCTATGGATGTCGAGTGTGGTTCTACACAGGAAGTTCAACGTGTGAGTACTAATGAAATGACAAAAGTTCGTGAGGAAATTACTACTAGTTTAATGAGAAGTAGACGACGACGACGACGTCGCTCTTCATAA
- the LOC110805226 gene encoding uncharacterized protein, giving the protein MADEIVEKYSNLQLEDEENDLVDLSAVDSTESDERVSLMLVGKLLTDRAYNVEGFKRTMSQAWSLVGKVIIRTIGSGRFVFQFFHWRDKEKVMAGRPWCFEQCLLILNDITSNEQPNAVVLNNSPFWVRIENLPFNCRSDAHIKAIAANIGGLLEIEEDILGL; this is encoded by the coding sequence ATGGCCGATGAAATTGTCGAAAAATACTCAAATTTACAGTTGGAAGATGAAGAAAACGATCTGGTGGACCTCAGTGCGGTAGATTCTACGGAATCAGATGAGAGGGTTTCTCTCATGCTCGTGGGGAAGTTGTTGACAGATAGGGCATACAATGTTGAAGGGTTTAAACGAACGATGAGTCAGGCGTGGTCTTTGGTGGGGAAGGTGATCATTCGTACCATTGGCTCGGGTAGATTCGTCTTTCAATTTTTCCATTGGCGCGATAAGGAGAAAGTAATGGCGGGGAGACCATGGTGTTTCGAGCAGTGTCTACTTATACTCAATGACATCACAAGTAATGAGCAGCCTAATGCTGTAGTACTTAATAACTCTCCGTTTTGGGTACGAATTGAAAATTTACCGTTTAATTGTCGATCGGATGCTCACATTAAAGCTATTGCGGCAAACATCGGGGGGTTGCTTGAAATTGAGGAAGATATTTTAGGCCTATAA
- the LOC110805218 gene encoding acetylajmalan esterase, protein MAGRTSLYLPFILAAAVILCYAAVSLPSTFNPIRIASSSDGLNHLQSSPQQNPRRTTTIEAIYQFGDSMSDTGNFIREHPTSNFANSPYGLTFFHKPTGRCSDGLLIIDYFSRFFKLPFLDPYHNREGNFTHGVNFAVAAATAMNCSTLAMKDIKNCPTNSSLLVQLDWFKSHLHSICSTASECKEKLATALIMMGEIGGNDYNWAFFQGNPIEDIYKMVPEVVQVIKETIKEVINLGAIRIVVPGNFPIGCMTCYLDMFKTNDASKYDELQCLKHLNAFAVFHNNQIQQAIGEIQEDYPYVTIVYADYYTALREILRNATSLGFDKDVMQIACCDHCGSKRGPICEHPYKHVSWDGIHLTQHVYQLMAEWLIEHTHSNIFHDNISSVKRLNYSFPLIIFISLVIFICLG, encoded by the exons ATGGCTGGTCGCACCTCATTATATCTCCCCTTCATTTTAGCAGCAGCAGTAATCCTCTGCTACGCAGCTGTATCATTACCATCCACCTTCAATCCCATCAGAATTGCATCATCATCAGACGGTCTTAATCACTTGCAATCATCCCCTCAACAAAATCCCAG AAGAACAACAACCATCGAAGCTATCTATCAGTTTGGAGATTCAATGTCAGATACAGGCAACTTCATTCGTGAACATCCAACTTCTAACTTTGCAAACTCACCCTATGGCCTTACATTTTTCCACAAGCCAACCGGTCGCTGCTCCGATGGACTTCTCATCATTGACTATTTCT CCAGGTTCTTCAAGCTGCCATTTCTTGATCCTTATCATAACAGAGAGGGTAACTTCACTCATGGTGTAAACTTTGCTGTTGCTGCAGCCACTGCAATGAACTGTTCTACATTAGCTATGAAAGATATTAAAAACTGTCCAACAAATAGTTCCTTATTAGTGCAGCTTGATTGGTTCAAGTCCCATCTTCATTCCATCTGCTCTACTGCATCAG AGTGCAAAGAAAAACTTGCAACGGCACTTATTATGATGGGTGAAATCGGAGGAAACGACTATAATTGGGCATTTTTTCAAGGAAATCCAATAGAAGACATCTATAAAATGGTGCCTGAAGTTGTGCAGGTTATAAAAGAGACCATAAAG GAAGTTATTAATCTTGGTGCCATCCGAATTGTTGTCCCGGGAAACTTTCCGATTGGTTGCATGACATGTTACCTTGACATGTTTAAAACAAATGACGCGAGCAAGTATGATGAACTCCAATGCCTAAAACATTTGAATGCCTTTGCGGTATTTCACAACAATCAAATACAACAAGCTATTGGAGAAATTCAAGAGGATTACCCATATGTAACAATTGTTTACGCAGACTATTACACAGCCTTGCGAGAAATCCTTCGAAATGCCACTTCTCTCG GGTTTGATAAAGATGTTATGCAAATAGCTTGTTGTGATCATTGCGGAAGTAAAAGAGGTCCTATTTGCGAACATCCTTACAAACACGTGAGTTGGGACGGAATTCATTTGACGCAACATGTTTATCAACTTATGGCGGAATGGTTGATAGAACATACTCATAGTAACATTTTTCATGACAATATTTCTAGTGTTAAACGTTTGAACTATTCTTttcctcttattattttcatttcaCTAGTTATATTTATATGTTTAGGATGA
- the LOC110805220 gene encoding uncharacterized protein isoform X4 has product MEQLFGVSVAQGGLKYTPVQRSKQVSPFVYIPLPPLGAGNLSHGGNASNMPPEYDDQMSENGGIIHTQTNMDWHDTFHDSTPNPSPSPSPPPQSTERGARGTKRSSENDVAESSKSCRTESGSRKGGAALLMEKLDTMVKVVTERNIKDMELMNLEARTLNDSSNTLAESLAKLVSMDGLIPGSPEFCFACTMIEDPQKRILLNGMPDDNTRLQWIKYLFEKSG; this is encoded by the coding sequence ATGGAACAACTATTTGGAGTTTCAGTTGCTCAAGGGGGGCTTAAGTATACTCCTGTTCAACGCTCAAAACAAGTCTCCCCTTTTGTTTATATCCCCCTTCCACCCCTTGGTGCTGGTAATCTTAGTCATGGTGGTAATGCTAGTAATATGCCACCCGAGTATGATGATCAAATGAGTGAGAATGGTGGTATCATTCATACCCAAACTAACATGGATTGGCATGATACTTTTCATGATTCTACTCCAAATCCTTCCCCATCTCCTTCTCCTCCTCCACAATCAACTGAACGTGGAGCTAGAGGAACTAAAAGAAGTTCTGAAAATGATGTTGCAGAGAGCTCAAAAAGTTGTAGGACAGAATCTGGTAGTAGAAAAGGAGGAGCGGCACTATTGATGGAAAAGCTAGATACAATGGTGAAAGTTGTTACTGAGAGGAACATCAAGGATATGGAATTGATGAACCTTGAAGCACGGACACTCAATGACTCGTCTAATACACTTGCTGAGTCATTGGCAAAGTTGGTGTCTATGGATGGCTTAATTCCTGGTAGCCCGGAATTTTGTTTTGCTTGCACCATGATCGAAGATCCCCAAAAAAGGATACTTCTCAATGGAATGCCAGATGACAACACAAGGCTTCAATGGATAAAATATTTGTTTGAGAAGAGTGGGTGA
- the LOC110805220 gene encoding protein ALP1-like isoform X1, translating to MDLCAIRNRIRKRRKNSAFWDSVACALGYTSIYYVKYIYKIPCMTSFQKVENWMHEMLTGHEKCCFNMFRMTRCTFRQLCIDLESKYGLLPSERMSILEKVGLFVYILSKAQSNRDAHERFQHSGETVSRIFKEVLDAMDGLSRDILRPRDPEFKEIPSQIVDDTRYMPHFKRINCDIEEGKEHLHFDLLFTYVLTGWEGSAHDSRIFLDTIGNPSLNFPKLPPGKYYLVDKGYPEREGYLTPYHKKRYHQTEFHGAIPRGPREIFNRAHSSLRSCIERSFGILKARWEILRTMPKYSLQDQNRIVCACFALHNYIRLSKVPDPGFKIIDEDPTFIPPEVSMDVECGSTQEVQRVSTNEMTKVREEITTSLMRSRRRRRRRSS from the exons ATGGATTTGTGTGCTATACGCAATAGAATAAGAAAGAGGCGTAAAAACAGCGCATTTTGGGACTCTGTGGCATGTGCACTAGGTTATACTTCTATTTATTATGTAAAGTACATTTACAAAATACCATGCATGACTTCATTTCAAAAAGTAGAAAATTGGATGCATGAAATGTTAACTGGTCATGAAAAATGTTGTTTTAACATGTTTAGAATGACACGATGCACATTTCGACAATTATGCATTGATTTAGAAAGTAAGTATGGGTTGTTACCTTCGGAGAGAATGTCAATTTTAGAAAAAGTGGGGTTATTTGTTTACATTCTTAGTAAGGCACAGTCAAACCGAGATGCTCACGAGAGATTTCAACACTCCGGTGAAACTGTAAGCAGAATTTTTAAAGAAGTTTTGGATGCCATGGATGGTTTATCAAGAGATATACTAAGGCCGAGAGATCCTGAGTTCAAGGAAATCCCTTCACAAATTGTAGATGATACTCGATATATGCCACATTTTAAG AGGATCAATTGCGATATAGAGGAAGGAAAGGAACACCTACACTTTGATTTGCTTTTTACTTACGTGCTAACCGGTTGGGAGGGATCGGCTCATGACTCTCGTATCTTTCTTGATACTATTGGCAATCCAAGTCTTAACTTTCCAAAACTTCCTCCTG GAAAATATTACTTGGTAGATAAAGGGTATCCGGAAAGAGAAGGGTATTTGACTCCCTACCACAAGAAAAGGTATCATCAAACCGAATTTCACGGGGCAATTCCAAGAGGGCCTCGAGAAATTTTCAATCGTGCCCACTCTTCCTTAAGGAGTTGCATTGAGCGGtcatttggaattttgaaggcACGATGGGAAATATTAAGAACTATGCCAAAATATTCATTACAAGACCAAAATAGAATTGTTTGTGCTTGTTTTGCATTGCACAATTACATAAGATTAAGCAAAGTTCCTGACCCGGGATTCAAGATCATAGATGAAGACCCCACTTTTATTCCTCCTGAAGTATCTATGGATGTCGAGTGTGGTTCTACACAGGAAGTTCAACGTGTGAGTACTAATGAAATGACAAAAGTTCGTGAGGAAATTACTACTAGTTTAATGAGAAGTAGACGACGACGACGACGTCGCTCTTCATAA
- the LOC110805220 gene encoding uncharacterized protein isoform X3 has translation MHFKAFQFEGIEPEHEYKMEQLFGVSVAQGGLKYTPVQRSKQVSPFVYIPLPPLGAGNLSHGGNASNMPPEYDDQMSENGGIIHTQTNMDWHDTFHDSTPNPSPSPSPPPQSTERGARGTKRSSENDVAESSKSCRTESGSRKGGAALLMEKLDTMVKVVTERNIKDMELMNLEARTLNDSSNTLAESLAKLVSMDGLIPGSPEFCFACTMIEDPQKRILLNGMPDDNTRLQWIKYLFEKSG, from the coding sequence ATGCATTTTAAAGCTTTTCAATTTGAAGGTATTGAGCCTGAACATGAATACAAGATGGAACAACTATTTGGAGTTTCAGTTGCTCAAGGGGGGCTTAAGTATACTCCTGTTCAACGCTCAAAACAAGTCTCCCCTTTTGTTTATATCCCCCTTCCACCCCTTGGTGCTGGTAATCTTAGTCATGGTGGTAATGCTAGTAATATGCCACCCGAGTATGATGATCAAATGAGTGAGAATGGTGGTATCATTCATACCCAAACTAACATGGATTGGCATGATACTTTTCATGATTCTACTCCAAATCCTTCCCCATCTCCTTCTCCTCCTCCACAATCAACTGAACGTGGAGCTAGAGGAACTAAAAGAAGTTCTGAAAATGATGTTGCAGAGAGCTCAAAAAGTTGTAGGACAGAATCTGGTAGTAGAAAAGGAGGAGCGGCACTATTGATGGAAAAGCTAGATACAATGGTGAAAGTTGTTACTGAGAGGAACATCAAGGATATGGAATTGATGAACCTTGAAGCACGGACACTCAATGACTCGTCTAATACACTTGCTGAGTCATTGGCAAAGTTGGTGTCTATGGATGGCTTAATTCCTGGTAGCCCGGAATTTTGTTTTGCTTGCACCATGATCGAAGATCCCCAAAAAAGGATACTTCTCAATGGAATGCCAGATGACAACACAAGGCTTCAATGGATAAAATATTTGTTTGAGAAGAGTGGGTGA